DNA from Paraburkholderia sp. ZP32-5:
TCCAATGAAGGTCCTCGATTTACAGTGTCCGCATGGCCATCGGTTCGAAGGCTGGTTCGCTTCGGCTGATGACTTCGAATCGCAGCAATCCCGCAAGCTTGTCGAATGTCCGATTTGCGGGGCGAAGGAAGTGAGCCGTTTGCCTTCGGCACCGCGCCTGAATCTGTCGGGTGCGGTCGGAACGAAAGCACCGGCGGGCGCGGAGGAGATGCAGGCGCATGTGATTCGCGCGCTGCGCGAGGTCCTGGAGAAGACCGAGAACGTGGGCGACCGCTTCGCTGAGGAAGCACGGC
Protein-coding regions in this window:
- a CDS encoding DUF1178 family protein, which produces MKVLDLQCPHGHRFEGWFASADDFESQQSRKLVECPICGAKEVSRLPSAPRLNLSGAVGTKAPAGAEEMQAHVIRALREVLEKTENVGDRFAEEARRIHYNEAPARNIRGVTTPEDARALVEEGIEVMPLPVPAALKEPLQ